The segment AGCCGACAAACCAAGCTCGTGATCGTTGGGTTCGTTTTTTTGGCCGGACTGACCGGGTTTTTCATCAAGTTTTCAGAATACTTTCGCCGGGGCGCAACCAGCGTCAGTGCTCGATTCGATTATTGGCAGGCGGCCTGGCAGATTGCCAAGACCCACCCGGTTGTCGGCACTGGCCCAGGAACTTTCTCTATTCTCTACCGACAGATCAAAGCACCGGAGTCGGAAATGACCAGGCTTGTGCATAATAATTTCCTGGAGCAAGCGTCAGATTCTGGCGTGATTGGTTTCATTTCTTTTTCGACTTTTATCATCGGATCATTGGCGTTTCTGTATCGTAAATCCACTGCCGACCTGACTCGGTTTTGCATATGGATTGGTCTGCTCGGATGGTCTCTCCAAGGGCTCGTGGAGTTCGGCTTGTATATTCCGGCCACTGCGTGGCCGGCATTCCTTTTTTTTGGATGGCTGACTGGAGTGGAATTCGAATCGACAAGGCCAGATTGACGCACTATCTTCGGCATCTTGATGAAGATACTTTTTCTTAACGGTCCGAATTTAAACTTGTTAGGTCAACGCGAACCGGAGATTTACGGACGAAAAACGCTGGCGGAGATAGAAGCTGAAGTGCGGAAGAGGGCGACAAACGTGGGCTCAAAGGTCGAATTCAAGCAATCGAACCTCGAAGGGGAATTGGTCAATTGGATTCAGGCGGCAAAGGGCAAGTTCGACGTGGTTGTTTTGAACGCAGCGGCTTACACACACACTAGCGTAGCGTTACGGGATGCGATATCGGCGGTCGGCGTACCGACAATCGAGATCCACCTTTCAAACGTGCATACACGCGAAAGCTTCCGTAAGAAATCACTGATTGCGCCGGTTTGTGTTGGGCAAATTGCAGGTTTTGGAGCGAATTCCTACATTTTAGCTTTGGAAGCTGCCGTTAACATTAACGACCACGCAAAGCGCACATGAATTGCGTATTTAAGGTCATTTATTGCGTTAATTCGTTTACCGGACCTAACCTTAGAATACCAACTTGACGGGGGTGCGGCACAAGTTTAGTCTCGCAGCCAATTCAGAACCGAATTCGCGCAGAGTCGAATTGCCCGCTGCTGCACGTGCGCCAATGGCGATCAAATGCGTGTAGTTTCAATACCCCGGTGATTTCGAATCGGAGTAGTCTGTGGATATAAAAGACATTAAGGCCATTATCGATTTGATGAAGAAGAACTCCATATCGGAGTTCGAGCTCGAACGACAGGATTTTAAGATAAGGTTAAAGCGCGGTCTGAATGGCGGACCGGGTGTATCTCACGAGGACTTACAAGGAATGGGCGTGCCGACGCCAGCCACACAGTTGTCGCCGCATCCTGTGCAAACTGCATTACACCCCGCTTCGACTGCGGGCACCGAGTTGGAAATCAAATCACCAATGATAGGCACTTTTTACCGCGCGCCATCTCCTGAATCCGCTGCGTATGTTGAAATCGGCACTGAGGTTAACCCAGAGACCGTCGTTTGCATCATTGAGGCAATGAAGGTCATGAACGAGATCAAGGCCGAAGCCAAAGGCGTGGTAACGCAAATCCTGGTCGAGAATGCGAAACCAGTCGAGTTTGGCCAACCTCTGTTCAAAATCCGGCCCGTTTGATTTCCACTTACGGGTGTCAACAGTCTCCGGCTGCCGTTGATCGATTCGGACGCAATACCTTTGGCACATGTTTGAAAAAATCCTGGTGGCAAACCGCGGCGAAATCGCCGTCCGGATCATCCGCGCGTGCAAGGAACTGAACATCCGCACTGTGGCCGTCTATTCGGAAGTGGACGCCAATTCCATGCATGTGCAGCTCGCCGACGAAGCCATTTGCATCGGCAAGGCGCCCAGCAGCGAAAGCTACCTGCGCATCGACCGCATCATTAGCGCGGCGGAGATCACAGATGTTGACGCCATTCACGCCGGTTATGGCTTTCTATCCGAGAACGCGCACTTTGCTGACGTTTGCGAGAATTGCAACATCCGGTTTATCGGCCCGAGTTCGCGCGCGATGAACGCGCTCCAGGACAAGGCGGTAAGCCGCGCATTGGCCAAGAAAGCCGGTGTTCCCACGCCACCGGGCTCCGACGGTATGGTGGAGAACGAGCAGGACGCGATTATCAATGCCAAGAGGATAGGCTACCCCGTCATGATCAAGGCGATTGCCGGCGGTGGGGGACGCGGCATGCGCGTCGCGCATAATGACATCTCCTTGATCAAGGGCTACCACACGGCCCGCAGTGAAGCGGAAAAGGCCTTCGGGAACTCCGGGGTTTACATAGAAAAATTCATTGAAAAGCCCCACCATATCGAATTCCAAATCCTTGGCGACAATCGTGGCAATATCATCCATCTGGGGGAACGGGACTGTTCGATCCAAAGACGCAATCAAAAGATTGTCGAAGAGACGCCGTCACCGCTCATCGAGAATAAATTCAAGGATCTGCGTAAAAAAATGGGTAAAGCCGCTGTCCGCATCGCCGAAGTCGCCCACTACACCAACGCTGGGACGGTTGAGTTCATTGTGGATGACAGCGGTCACTTTTATTTCCTCGAAGTGAACAAACGGATTCAGGTCGAACACCCAATCACCGAGGAAGTCACCGGCTTGGATCTCGTCAAACACCAGATCCTGATCGCCATGGGTGAGCCACTGAAGCTTTCACAGAACGACGTCACCTTCAAAGGCCATGCCATCGAGTGTCGCATCAATGCCGAGGATCCGTTCGACGACTTTCGCCCCTGTCCGGGCCGGGTCGAAATGTATTATCAACCCGGCGGACGTGGTGTGCGCGTGGACAGCCACGCTTACGCGGGCTACACGATCCCTCCCACCTATGATTCACTGATCTCCAAGCTTATCACGTACGGGAAGGATCGGCGTGAAGCGATGGATAAAATGAGCCGTGCGCTAGGCGAATACATGATTACGGGCATCAAGACCACCATCCCTTTCGAGCAAGCAATTCTCCAGGATCCGAACTTTCGCCGTGGCGTCTATTCAACCAATTTCGTCGATCAACTGCTGGGCGGTGCGCGACGCGAATTGATCGAAGACAAAGCGTAACACATGTTGCGCTCCCGTCCGTGGCTCAGGTCGCCGTGACACCACTTTCAGAATGCCGGCTCTACACGTTTGTTGATACGGCTTACCTTCGCAACCGCCCCGTACACGATGTTGTCGGCCAGCTTTGCGATGGCGGCGCGGATTTGATCCAACTGCGTGCCAAAAACTTGCCAGGGACGGAAATCCGTCGGCTGGCCGAAGCAATTGTACCGGTCACTGCGCGGGCGGGCGTCTGGTTTGTCATCAACGACCACCCCCAAATCGCCGCAGAGGTCGGCGCGCCGCTATGCCACCTGGGACAGGAGGATTTTTTCGGCGCCGGGCGCTCGAATGTCGCTCAAGTCATTCCACAATCGGCCGAACTTAAAATCGGCCTCAGTTCGCATGCGCCAGCGCAGGCGGAACGCGCCATCTCTGCGGGCGCCGCTTATATTGCGATCGGGCCGGTTTACGCGACCGATACGAAGCCCGCCGCGAGGCCGGTCACTCTCAGCTACGTTCGCTGGGCCGCTGCCAACGTCAGAATCCCTTGGTTCGCCATCGGTGGCATTAACCTGCAAAATCTCGACGATGTCCTTGCCGCCGGCGCACGACGTGTCTGTGTTGTGTCGGCGATTTTGAGCGCGCCTGATATTGTCGAGGCTTGCCAGAACTTTAAGAACCAACTACGTTCCGCGCCGCCGCGAGACCCGGCATTGTGAAGTTTGAATCTGTATGAGTGTTCTTGTTGTCGGTTCCACCGCGCTTGATTCCATCAAGACCCCTTGCCGCGATAACCCGCGCCTGCTCGGGGGCTCGGCCAGCCATGCGGCCGTCGCCGCCAGTTTTTTCTCGCCGGTGAAGTTGGTCGGCGTCGTAGGCGACGATTTTCCGAAGCGCTACGTCCGGCTCTACCGCCGTCACGGCATTGACCTCGAAGGATTACAGGTGTCGGCCGGAAAAACCTTCCATTGGGCGGGCGAGTACGAAGTTAACATGAACAATCGGCGCACGCTGGCAACCGAACTGGGTGTGTTCGAAACCTTCACACCCAACCTGCCGGCGTCCTATCGTCGAGCACCCTTTGTTCTCCTGGCCAACATCGCGCCCGCTTTACAGCATCACGTGCTCGACCAGATGCAGCGCCCCAGATTCGTGGCCGCCGACACGATGGACTTGTGGCTCAACATCGCCTTGGGCGACCTGCTCAAGCTTCTTCGCCGTATTGACGCTTTCGTGCTGAACGACAGCGAAGCTCGTCAACTGACAAAAGAAGACAACGTGATCGCCGGAGCGAAAAAGATCCACCGTTTGGGACCGCGCTATGTGATTGTGAAGAAAGGGGAGCACGGGGCATTGCTTTCTTCACCGAGCGGAATGTTTATTTCGCCAGCGTTTCCCCTGGACAGAGTCGTTGATCCCACGGGCGCTGGCGATTCTTTCATTGGCGGGTTGATGGGTTATCTCGCTGGAAGCAGGGGCGGTTTGGATGCCAACCTTAGAAGGGCTATGATCTATGGTAGCGCAGTGGCATCTTTTTGTTGCGAAGGGTTTGGTCTGGCCCGCACGACAAGAATCACGCGTGCAGCTATCGATCAGCGCGTCAATCAGCTTGAACGAATGGTTCGACTGT is part of the Candidatus Angelobacter sp. genome and harbors:
- a CDS encoding O-antigen ligase family protein, with the translated sequence MFVLLGFAWVLWMGFGQHFGGLESTREMIRQQPGWQELPTEYLRRIASDRIFSTLVYPNALAGAILLFLPVMLTVLFEMTRPLNNVIRGVLVGLLAYAGCACLYWSGSKSGLLITLACGLTLLLRLPFSRQTKLVIVGFVFLAGLTGFFIKFSEYFRRGATSVSARFDYWQAAWQIAKTHPVVGTGPGTFSILYRQIKAPESEMTRLVHNNFLEQASDSGVIGFISFSTFIIGSLAFLYRKSTADLTRFCIWIGLLGWSLQGLVEFGLYIPATAWPAFLFFGWLTGVEFESTRPD
- the aroQ gene encoding type II 3-dehydroquinate dehydratase; this translates as MMKILFLNGPNLNLLGQREPEIYGRKTLAEIEAEVRKRATNVGSKVEFKQSNLEGELVNWIQAAKGKFDVVVLNAAAYTHTSVALRDAISAVGVPTIEIHLSNVHTRESFRKKSLIAPVCVGQIAGFGANSYILALEAAVNINDHAKRT
- the accB gene encoding acetyl-CoA carboxylase biotin carboxyl carrier protein, producing MDIKDIKAIIDLMKKNSISEFELERQDFKIRLKRGLNGGPGVSHEDLQGMGVPTPATQLSPHPVQTALHPASTAGTELEIKSPMIGTFYRAPSPESAAYVEIGTEVNPETVVCIIEAMKVMNEIKAEAKGVVTQILVENAKPVEFGQPLFKIRPV
- the accC gene encoding acetyl-CoA carboxylase biotin carboxylase subunit, producing the protein MFEKILVANRGEIAVRIIRACKELNIRTVAVYSEVDANSMHVQLADEAICIGKAPSSESYLRIDRIISAAEITDVDAIHAGYGFLSENAHFADVCENCNIRFIGPSSRAMNALQDKAVSRALAKKAGVPTPPGSDGMVENEQDAIINAKRIGYPVMIKAIAGGGGRGMRVAHNDISLIKGYHTARSEAEKAFGNSGVYIEKFIEKPHHIEFQILGDNRGNIIHLGERDCSIQRRNQKIVEETPSPLIENKFKDLRKKMGKAAVRIAEVAHYTNAGTVEFIVDDSGHFYFLEVNKRIQVEHPITEEVTGLDLVKHQILIAMGEPLKLSQNDVTFKGHAIECRINAEDPFDDFRPCPGRVEMYYQPGGRGVRVDSHAYAGYTIPPTYDSLISKLITYGKDRREAMDKMSRALGEYMITGIKTTIPFEQAILQDPNFRRGVYSTNFVDQLLGGARRELIEDKA
- the thiE gene encoding thiamine phosphate synthase, giving the protein MTPLSECRLYTFVDTAYLRNRPVHDVVGQLCDGGADLIQLRAKNLPGTEIRRLAEAIVPVTARAGVWFVINDHPQIAAEVGAPLCHLGQEDFFGAGRSNVAQVIPQSAELKIGLSSHAPAQAERAISAGAAYIAIGPVYATDTKPAARPVTLSYVRWAAANVRIPWFAIGGINLQNLDDVLAAGARRVCVVSAILSAPDIVEACQNFKNQLRSAPPRDPAL
- a CDS encoding PfkB family carbohydrate kinase; translated protein: MSVLVVGSTALDSIKTPCRDNPRLLGGSASHAAVAASFFSPVKLVGVVGDDFPKRYVRLYRRHGIDLEGLQVSAGKTFHWAGEYEVNMNNRRTLATELGVFETFTPNLPASYRRAPFVLLANIAPALQHHVLDQMQRPRFVAADTMDLWLNIALGDLLKLLRRIDAFVLNDSEARQLTKEDNVIAGAKKIHRLGPRYVIVKKGEHGALLSSPSGMFISPAFPLDRVVDPTGAGDSFIGGLMGYLAGSRGGLDANLRRAMIYGSAVASFCCEGFGLARTTRITRAAIDQRVNQLERMVRLF